A section of the Flavobacterium ardleyense genome encodes:
- a CDS encoding mechanosensitive ion channel family protein, with protein sequence MIVDKVKSKVNLNTPEANAKRRYWLTFYLIAAVVFLAIYLLVSFKIFEIPRDYLPVILKASITFLIIAVFLFIGKLVERYIVSRNQSVGHNYNLVRISHLVINLLVFVMLLSFLFQNWYTAAVSFGLLSLILGFALQTPISSFIGWLYIIFRTPYRVGERIELNGFKGDVIEINYLDTTLLELSGNYLTNDRMSGRVIRFPNSMVLKSEVLNYSGPQAPFIWNETAVQIAYTSDLNFVAEVLCQAARQDFEENYLNVYTAVNLEPAVYFRTNAYAWMEAVVSYPVLPSETTPRRTRILTAALPILNASPDKVKFPDGVAR encoded by the coding sequence ATGATAGTAGATAAAGTTAAATCGAAAGTAAATTTAAATACTCCCGAAGCCAACGCCAAGAGACGGTATTGGCTTACTTTCTATCTGATAGCGGCAGTCGTTTTTCTAGCAATATATCTTTTGGTAAGCTTTAAAATTTTTGAAATTCCTCGTGACTATTTGCCTGTAATTTTAAAAGCATCCATCACTTTTCTGATCATTGCCGTTTTTTTATTTATTGGAAAATTGGTCGAAAGGTATATAGTTTCTCGTAATCAGTCGGTTGGACATAATTACAATCTTGTCCGAATCTCACATCTTGTCATCAACCTTTTGGTATTTGTGATGCTGCTCTCATTCCTTTTCCAAAACTGGTACACTGCAGCAGTTTCCTTTGGACTTTTGTCTCTTATTTTAGGTTTTGCTTTGCAGACGCCTATTTCGTCATTTATTGGCTGGCTTTATATCATCTTTAGAACTCCTTATCGTGTTGGCGAAAGAATCGAATTAAATGGCTTTAAAGGCGATGTAATCGAAATCAATTACTTAGATACCACTTTACTTGAGCTTAGCGGTAACTATCTCACAAACGACCGTATGAGTGGTCGAGTGATTCGATTTCCGAATTCGATGGTATTAAAATCGGAGGTTTTAAATTACTCTGGACCACAAGCTCCTTTTATTTGGAATGAGACAGCAGTTCAAATTGCATATACCAGTGATTTAAATTTTGTAGCAGAGGTTTTATGCCAAGCAGCTCGACAAGATTTTGAAGAGAATTATCTCAACGTTTACACTGCGGTAAATCTTGAGCCTGCGGTGTACTTTAGAACCAACGCTTACGCTTGGATGGAAGCAGTGGTTTCGTATCCTGTACTTCCATCTGAAACTACTCCAAGACGAACACG